A single genomic interval of Shewanella psychropiezotolerans harbors:
- the rpe gene encoding ribulose-phosphate 3-epimerase, with protein sequence MRPFLIAPSILSADFARLGEDVDAVLNAGADVVHFDVMDNHYVPNLTIGPMVCKALRDYGVTADIDVHLMVKPVDRMIGDFARAGASIITFHPEATEHLDRSLQLIKESGCKAGLVFNPGTPLHYLDHVMDKLDVILLMSVNPGFGGQSFIPSTLDKLRQVKKLIDASGFDIRLQVDGGVKVDNIGEIAAAGADMFVAGSAIFNKPDYKAVIDEMRSELAKLES encoded by the coding sequence ATGCGCCCTTTTCTTATCGCTCCCTCTATTTTATCTGCCGATTTTGCCCGTTTAGGCGAAGATGTAGATGCTGTTCTCAATGCCGGTGCCGATGTTGTTCATTTTGATGTTATGGATAATCATTATGTTCCTAACCTGACAATTGGTCCTATGGTATGTAAGGCATTGCGCGATTATGGTGTCACCGCCGATATTGACGTGCATCTGATGGTTAAGCCTGTGGATCGTATGATTGGCGATTTTGCCAGAGCAGGAGCATCGATCATCACATTCCATCCAGAAGCGACAGAGCATTTAGACAGAAGTCTGCAGTTGATCAAAGAGTCAGGCTGTAAGGCTGGTCTGGTATTCAATCCAGGTACACCATTACATTATCTGGATCATGTGATGGATAAACTCGATGTCATCCTATTGATGTCGGTTAATCCGGGTTTCGGTGGGCAATCTTTTATCCCCTCAACTTTAGATAAATTACGCCAAGTGAAGAAGCTGATCGATGCTAGCGGCTTCGATATTCGTCTTCAAGTCGATGGTGGCGTCAAGGTAGATAATATTGGCGAAATTGCCGCAGCGGGCGCAGACATGTTCGTCGCTGGATCTGCTATTTTCAATAAGCCGGATTATAAAGCCGTTATCGATGAGATGCGCAGTGAACTCGCTAAACTTGAGTCTTAA
- a CDS encoding phosphoglycolate phosphatase: MTCWKNLKAIAFDLDGTLIDSVPDLAAATQATLSELDLPACTEDQVRGWVGNGAQMLMSRALTHALEREVLLDELENSMPKFMHHYQDNLQQHSQLYPYVKEILAQLTALGFPLAIVTNKPHRFTLPLLEAFDISQHFSHVLGGDSLERMKPDPMPLTHLLSHWQLEPDELLMVGDSKNDILAAKAAGIASIGLTYGYNYGEDIGLSDPDAVCEQFSEIMALVNGSLKVTEQENL; the protein is encoded by the coding sequence ATGACATGTTGGAAAAACCTTAAGGCGATCGCATTCGATCTCGATGGTACACTCATCGACAGTGTTCCGGATCTTGCCGCCGCCACTCAGGCGACTCTGTCTGAGCTCGACTTACCAGCTTGTACTGAAGACCAAGTGCGCGGCTGGGTGGGGAATGGTGCTCAGATGTTAATGAGCCGGGCGCTAACTCATGCTCTGGAGCGAGAAGTCCTGCTGGATGAGTTAGAAAATTCCATGCCCAAGTTTATGCATCATTATCAAGATAATTTGCAACAGCATAGCCAGCTCTACCCCTATGTGAAAGAGATCTTAGCGCAATTAACGGCTCTTGGTTTTCCTCTGGCGATTGTCACCAATAAGCCCCATAGGTTTACCCTGCCACTGCTGGAAGCGTTCGACATCAGTCAACACTTCTCTCATGTTCTAGGTGGTGACTCTCTGGAAAGAATGAAGCCGGATCCCATGCCATTAACTCACCTTTTATCTCATTGGCAGCTCGAGCCCGATGAGCTCTTGATGGTTGGGGATTCAAAAAATGACATTTTAGCCGCAAAAGCCGCTGGTATTGCCTCGATAGGCTTGACCTATGGGTACAATTACGGTGAAGATATTGGGCTAAGTGACCCAGATGCGGTCTGTGAACAATTTAGTGAAATCATGGCGCTGGTAAACGGTAGCCTCAAAGTAACGGAGCAAGAAAACCTATGA
- the trpS gene encoding tryptophan--tRNA ligase, producing the protein MTNPAKPIVLSGAQPSGELTIGNYMGALKQWVALQDSHDCLYCVVDLHAITVRQDPKALREACLDTLALYLACGVDPKKSTVFIQSQVPQHTQLGWALNCYTQMGELNRMTQFKDKSQKHASNINVGLFAYPVLMAADILLYQANEIPVGQDQKQHLELTRDIATRFNNAYGETFTIPEPFIPELGAKVMSLQDPLKKMSKSDDNRNNVIGLLEDPKKIMKKIKKAMTDSDEPPVVRFDIENKPGVSNLLSLMSGVTGKSIAGLEAEFEGKMYGHLKTATGEAVVEMLEPLQVRYREFREDTTFLHQVMREGAEKAQARAEVTVKKVYEKIGLIV; encoded by the coding sequence ATGACTAACCCCGCAAAGCCCATAGTACTCAGCGGCGCACAGCCGTCTGGAGAGCTAACCATAGGTAACTACATGGGTGCATTGAAACAGTGGGTTGCTCTGCAAGACAGTCATGACTGTCTCTACTGCGTTGTCGATCTGCATGCCATCACAGTGAGACAAGATCCTAAAGCGCTCAGGGAAGCCTGCTTGGACACCTTGGCCTTATATCTTGCCTGTGGCGTCGATCCTAAGAAGAGTACGGTATTCATCCAGTCTCAGGTTCCCCAGCACACTCAATTAGGTTGGGCGCTGAATTGCTATACCCAGATGGGCGAGCTGAACCGCATGACTCAGTTTAAAGATAAGTCGCAGAAGCATGCTAGCAATATCAATGTGGGTCTGTTTGCCTATCCGGTACTGATGGCCGCCGATATTCTTCTGTATCAAGCCAATGAGATCCCTGTCGGTCAAGATCAGAAGCAACACCTAGAACTGACACGTGATATCGCGACTCGTTTCAATAATGCCTACGGTGAGACTTTTACCATTCCTGAGCCATTCATTCCTGAGCTTGGTGCTAAGGTTATGTCGCTGCAAGATCCGCTTAAGAAGATGTCTAAGTCTGACGATAACCGTAATAACGTTATTGGCCTACTGGAAGATCCTAAGAAGATCATGAAGAAGATTAAGAAGGCGATGACAGATAGCGATGAGCCACCTGTGGTTCGTTTCGATATCGAGAACAAGCCAGGTGTATCTAACTTACTCAGTTTGATGTCAGGTGTTACGGGTAAGAGTATTGCCGGTCTCGAAGCCGAATTTGAAGGCAAGATGTACGGCCATCTAAAAACTGCAACGGGCGAAGCGGTAGTGGAGATGTTAGAGCCACTTCAGGTGCGTTATCGTGAATTTAGAGAAGACACTACATTCTTGCATCAAGTGATGCGTGAAGGGGCTGAGAAGGCACAGGCTCGCGCCGAAGTTACCGTGAAGAAGGTTTACGAGAAAATAGGCCTTATTGTTTAG
- a CDS encoding LysR substrate-binding domain-containing protein: MRKIPPLRALQVFEAAARQEHFSRAADELFITQSAVSHQVRVLEEHFSEKLFIRKGRQLQLTSKGKLLYQELSHILDSISRLNQKISGGYSQDLRLAVYSSFAVKWLIPRLSDFRRQHPDINIRLNMITDDPELSDSVADMFISGQSGHPGFWHQRLHQERLIPVCSPELFERSESIEVTSLFKQPLLTVDEGPLGLDWQRWGLENKVSFPDSQQEHIFSHVLLAIEAAIAGQGVALASDFMVMKDIADGRLISPKLPDIYTGFEFNFSCKKNRVREPAIAAFINWLSQQSQN, encoded by the coding sequence ATGCGAAAAATCCCACCTTTACGTGCACTTCAAGTGTTCGAAGCCGCCGCCAGACAGGAACACTTTTCCCGTGCCGCCGATGAATTGTTTATCACTCAGAGCGCCGTATCACATCAGGTACGAGTCCTCGAAGAGCATTTTTCTGAGAAGCTATTTATCCGGAAGGGAAGGCAGCTGCAACTAACATCGAAAGGCAAGTTACTTTATCAGGAATTGAGCCATATTCTCGACAGCATAAGCAGATTAAATCAGAAAATATCCGGTGGTTACAGCCAAGATCTCAGGCTCGCAGTCTATAGCTCATTCGCCGTAAAGTGGTTAATCCCACGCCTTAGCGATTTTAGGCGACAGCACCCTGACATCAACATCAGACTCAATATGATCACCGATGATCCTGAGCTATCCGATAGCGTCGCCGATATGTTTATCAGCGGTCAGAGTGGCCACCCAGGTTTTTGGCATCAACGGCTTCACCAAGAACGGCTCATTCCTGTGTGTAGTCCTGAACTTTTCGAAAGAAGTGAATCAATTGAAGTCACATCTTTATTTAAACAGCCTCTACTTACCGTAGATGAGGGGCCGCTTGGACTCGACTGGCAACGCTGGGGATTGGAAAATAAGGTGTCGTTTCCAGACTCGCAGCAAGAACATATATTCAGCCACGTTCTGCTTGCTATAGAGGCTGCGATTGCTGGACAGGGAGTTGCGCTAGCCTCAGATTTTATGGTGATGAAAGATATTGCCGATGGCCGGCTTATCAGCCCAAAACTACCGGATATCTATACCGGGTTTGAATTTAACTTTAGCTGTAAAAAAAACAGGGTAAGAGAACCCGCTATTGCCGCTTTCATCAACTGGCTAAGCCAGCAGAGCCAGAATTAG
- a CDS encoding DMT family transporter, producing MKPTVMLALGLLIGGNVFSALYDVSIKWLPDEASAATFLLVRQVTSIMMLLPLWFILGKPKSSHIKLHLVRANIGAIGALLLIMGLMSLPLATVSSLFYTAPLMIVLMGALFLKERIGPISSISSALGFIGILIILRPSEMNLFGILVLAAALTFAINQLLLKKLSGSESPVVTLILYNLFSVPPVLALVFYQGISGLSWTLVGIAVASNLFLLLYQWLSVLAYRRAKASEVAIAEYTGLVFCVFFGWLWFGEWLDGLSWLGAGFIVLPSLLLPWIFSGVSKRQLMARIGQFYPSQRMTKRRS from the coding sequence ATGAAACCAACTGTCATGCTGGCACTAGGCTTACTCATCGGGGGCAATGTGTTTAGCGCACTCTATGATGTGTCCATAAAATGGCTTCCCGATGAGGCAAGTGCCGCGACTTTTTTGTTAGTCAGACAAGTGACATCGATCATGATGCTATTGCCCTTATGGTTTATTCTGGGTAAGCCTAAATCCAGTCATATAAAGCTGCATCTGGTTAGGGCGAATATTGGGGCTATTGGGGCTTTGTTGCTGATTATGGGGCTTATGTCGCTGCCACTCGCTACGGTAAGCTCACTATTTTACACGGCCCCGCTGATGATAGTCTTGATGGGCGCCTTGTTTTTAAAGGAGAGAATAGGGCCGATATCGAGTATCTCTAGCGCACTGGGGTTTATCGGTATACTCATCATACTAAGACCGAGTGAGATGAACTTATTCGGCATCTTGGTTCTGGCCGCGGCGCTAACATTTGCGATAAATCAGTTATTGTTGAAAAAGCTATCGGGGAGTGAGTCGCCTGTGGTGACGCTTATCTTGTATAACCTATTCAGTGTCCCCCCTGTGTTGGCTCTGGTGTTTTATCAAGGAATATCGGGACTCAGTTGGACTCTGGTGGGTATTGCTGTCGCTAGTAATCTATTCTTACTCCTGTACCAATGGCTGAGTGTTTTAGCCTATAGACGGGCTAAGGCGAGTGAAGTCGCCATTGCCGAGTACACGGGTCTAGTATTCTGTGTCTTCTTCGGTTGGTTGTGGTTTGGTGAGTGGTTAGATGGGCTGAGCTGGCTTGGCGCGGGATTTATTGTCTTGCCATCCCTGTTGTTGCCTTGGATATTTTCTGGCGTCAGCAAGCGTCAACTGATGGCTCGCATCGGTCAGTTTTATCCGAGCCAGAGAATGACTAAGAGGCGAAGCTAG
- a CDS encoding BON domain-containing protein — MRRLLPLMAVILMLQGCAGAVMLGAVGGAMMVNDERSFQTQIDDTNADFQISSELAKLEDVKNQANITGVVMNGNTLMIGQAPNSMLRDKAIRAVQELKLGGKIHNQIRIGNPTSFTTRSNDTWITTKVKSRMLNTDNLDVTRIKVITENGEVFLLGVVARNQVDLAVDVARNTAGVRKVVKVFESPGS, encoded by the coding sequence ATGAGACGATTACTACCGTTAATGGCAGTTATCCTCATGCTACAAGGCTGCGCCGGCGCCGTAATGCTCGGTGCGGTCGGCGGCGCTATGATGGTCAACGATGAACGGAGTTTTCAGACCCAGATCGATGATACCAATGCAGACTTCCAGATCTCCAGTGAATTGGCCAAGCTTGAAGATGTAAAAAACCAGGCCAACATTACTGGTGTAGTGATGAACGGTAACACATTGATGATCGGCCAGGCGCCAAATTCCATGTTGAGGGATAAGGCGATCCGTGCCGTACAGGAGTTAAAGCTAGGCGGTAAGATCCACAATCAGATCCGCATAGGCAATCCAACTTCCTTCACCACCAGAAGTAATGATACTTGGATAACTACTAAGGTCAAAAGCCGGATGTTAAATACCGACAATTTGGATGTGACACGCATCAAGGTGATCACGGAAAACGGCGAAGTCTTCCTGCTCGGTGTTGTAGCCAGAAATCAAGTTGACCTAGCGGTCGACGTGGCCAGAAATACCGCCGGTGTCCGCAAGGTCGTCAAGGTCTTTGAGTCTCCCGGCTCCTAA
- a CDS encoding phosphoheptose isomerase, whose protein sequence is MLERIKDSFTHSIQTKIDASEALPESIEKAAQMMVQCLLAGNKILACGNGGSAGDAQHFSAELLNRFEVERPPLPAIALTTDTSTITAIANDYSYDEIFSKQILALGQSGDILLAISTSGNSGNVIKAIEAALSRDMTIVALTGKDGGPMAGLLSINDVEIRVPSNSTARIQEVHLLVIHCLCDNIDRTLFPQDEQ, encoded by the coding sequence ATGTTAGAACGTATTAAAGATAGCTTCACTCATTCGATCCAAACCAAAATCGATGCTTCTGAGGCTCTGCCTGAGTCCATCGAGAAAGCGGCACAGATGATGGTTCAATGCCTGCTGGCTGGCAATAAGATCCTCGCCTGTGGTAATGGCGGTAGCGCTGGAGATGCACAACACTTCTCTGCCGAGCTATTAAATCGTTTCGAAGTGGAGCGTCCGCCACTACCTGCAATTGCACTGACAACCGATACGTCTACTATTACAGCCATAGCTAACGACTACAGCTATGACGAGATCTTCTCCAAGCAGATCTTAGCATTGGGACAATCTGGCGATATTTTGCTGGCGATCTCAACCAGTGGTAACTCAGGCAACGTAATAAAAGCGATAGAAGCCGCATTAAGCCGAGACATGACTATCGTAGCATTGACGGGTAAAGATGGCGGCCCTATGGCTGGCCTGCTTAGTATCAACGATGTAGAGATACGCGTACCTTCAAACAGCACGGCACGTATCCAAGAAGTTCACCTGCTTGTCATTCACTGCTTGTGTGACAACATAGATCGCACTCTTTTCCCACAGGATGAGCAGTAA
- a CDS encoding YraN family protein — MDDKNHIPHEHGQLGESQARKYLEQQGLTFVEQNVRYKFGEIDLVMRQGKALIFVEVKYRTKSQFGGPLHALSAKQIKRLRRAAEHYMQLKHLDVICRFDLIGIEPAQIYWLKNAF, encoded by the coding sequence ATGGACGATAAAAATCATATTCCACATGAGCATGGTCAGCTAGGCGAAAGCCAGGCGAGAAAATACTTAGAACAACAGGGGCTGACCTTCGTCGAACAAAATGTCAGATACAAATTTGGCGAAATCGATCTCGTTATGCGCCAAGGTAAAGCGTTAATTTTTGTCGAAGTAAAATATCGCACTAAGAGTCAATTTGGTGGTCCGTTACATGCGCTGAGCGCGAAGCAAATAAAGAGATTGAGGCGGGCAGCCGAGCATTATATGCAGCTCAAACATCTCGATGTGATCTGTCGATTCGATCTCATCGGGATAGAGCCAGCACAAATATATTGGCTCAAGAACGCTTTTTAA
- a CDS encoding penicillin-binding protein activator: MLKRLNTTKFISIAVLATILIGCGSTPSQIKPKDTQVSLVSAPLQPADYLTKASSADNAEIQNRYALLAAHAFINQGDGNAANKTLASIKSNLVQKTELVAEHKYLTARALELTSTYDDALRELNYPTKWQLADWQMVAYYQFKARLYQLTKQPIEQARQLSLLSTLLPTAQAGEVNNSIWRILQPLHEQTLLSFSQDSSDPVFSGWLQLAYIAKHYAINPNELVKHLGNWQHTNPTHPASIKLPTDLEKALTTKPYNPHNIAVLLPLTGPRARVASTVKHGIMSRYLANPDDKVSINFYDTANGAQLAYQQAVAAGAEFIIGPLLQSEVEELQQPIPAVVVTPASDSEQTSKLATPAPVMLKRVPQLYLNHVDDFTPDDDQFYFALSPAHEASDAAEKLFADGITTPLVLASNNSVGHRMADSFSEAWAELTQKPAEVHYYDPGDKMKVTVQKSLGVIDSKERIARIKALLGSKVKADFRSRRDIDAIYMISGNKDLPLLKPFIDVNFSVFAEPVPLYTTSRSRVENTSREVSQELNNLIISDIPWLISSNNETQLVEQLWPTWSFGQKRLYIMGYDALELVGKLAQMRALPGYQFSGRSGMLSVAPDGTVNRKLSWGRYQRGSLRPQ, from the coding sequence GTGTTGAAAAGACTGAATACAACTAAATTTATTTCTATTGCGGTTTTAGCCACTATTTTGATCGGTTGTGGGTCAACGCCAAGTCAAATAAAACCAAAGGACACTCAGGTATCTTTGGTTAGTGCACCTCTGCAGCCCGCAGATTACCTGACAAAGGCCTCGAGTGCCGATAACGCAGAAATACAAAATCGATACGCACTCCTTGCCGCCCACGCCTTTATCAATCAAGGTGATGGAAATGCCGCGAATAAGACATTAGCCTCAATTAAATCGAATCTGGTACAAAAAACAGAGCTAGTTGCCGAGCATAAATATTTAACCGCAAGGGCACTCGAGCTCACATCGACCTATGATGATGCCCTGCGTGAACTGAATTATCCGACTAAATGGCAACTTGCCGATTGGCAGATGGTGGCCTACTACCAGTTTAAAGCCCGTTTATACCAGCTGACGAAACAGCCCATAGAGCAAGCCAGACAGTTGAGTCTCTTGAGCACTCTTTTGCCAACGGCTCAAGCTGGTGAAGTCAATAACAGTATCTGGCGCATCTTACAGCCATTGCATGAACAAACTTTACTGAGTTTTAGCCAGGATTCTTCAGATCCGGTTTTTTCTGGTTGGTTACAGCTGGCATATATAGCCAAACATTATGCTATCAACCCCAATGAACTAGTGAAGCACCTAGGTAATTGGCAACATACCAACCCAACACACCCAGCCTCGATCAAATTGCCAACGGATCTCGAGAAAGCCTTAACGACTAAACCTTATAATCCACATAACATCGCCGTATTGCTGCCATTGACAGGCCCTAGAGCCCGGGTCGCTAGCACAGTCAAGCATGGCATAATGTCACGTTACTTGGCCAACCCGGATGATAAGGTCTCGATTAATTTTTACGATACCGCCAATGGCGCTCAACTCGCCTATCAACAAGCCGTTGCTGCAGGCGCCGAATTTATCATAGGCCCCTTGCTACAATCTGAGGTCGAAGAGTTGCAACAGCCAATTCCTGCCGTCGTTGTCACGCCTGCCAGCGATAGCGAGCAGACAAGTAAATTAGCAACACCAGCGCCAGTCATGTTAAAGCGAGTACCCCAGCTATATTTAAACCATGTAGATGACTTTACGCCTGACGATGACCAGTTCTATTTCGCCTTATCCCCAGCCCATGAGGCAAGCGATGCAGCCGAGAAGTTATTTGCCGATGGCATCACCACCCCTCTGGTGTTAGCCAGTAACAATTCGGTTGGCCATAGAATGGCTGACAGCTTCAGCGAGGCATGGGCAGAGTTAACCCAGAAACCTGCCGAGGTCCATTATTACGATCCCGGCGATAAGATGAAAGTCACGGTACAAAAATCACTTGGCGTTATCGACAGCAAGGAGCGAATCGCACGGATCAAGGCATTATTGGGCAGCAAGGTCAAAGCCGATTTTCGGTCACGCCGTGATATAGATGCCATCTACATGATCTCCGGCAATAAAGATCTACCTCTGTTAAAGCCTTTTATCGACGTCAACTTCAGTGTGTTCGCCGAGCCGGTGCCACTTTACACCACCAGCCGCAGTCGGGTAGAAAATACTTCGAGAGAAGTATCTCAAGAACTCAACAACCTGATCATCAGCGATATTCCCTGGTTGATCAGCAGCAATAACGAGACTCAATTAGTGGAGCAGCTTTGGCCAACCTGGAGTTTTGGTCAGAAACGACTCTACATCATGGGTTATGATGCGCTGGAATTAGTTGGGAAACTTGCCCAGATGCGTGCACTACCCGGTTACCAATTCTCGGGTCGAAGCGGCATGCTATCTGTGGCTCCAGATGGCACGGTTAACCGCAAGCTCAGCTGGGGTCGTTACCAGAGAGGCAGTCTACGCCCGCAATAA
- the rsmI gene encoding 16S rRNA (cytidine(1402)-2'-O)-methyltransferase: MDLAVALYIVPTPIGNLADISSRAIDVLNSVKLIACEDTRHSGKLLSHFGIETRKTSLHDHNERDRADWIIQKLSNGEPVALISDAGTPLISDPGYHLVSAVRAAGYDVTPLPGPCAAITALSASGLPSDRFSFEGFLPSKEKGRFDKLTALKEDPRTLIFYESPHRIVQSLESFLAALGEDRQIVMGREITKTFETFLSGTVAEVLEIVKSDSNQQRGEIVLMCHGHRSAKDDADIPTEVINTLKLLVEELPLKKAAAIAGQIYGLKKNALYKYGLEIGL; this comes from the coding sequence ATGGATCTGGCGGTCGCTCTTTACATAGTTCCAACCCCAATCGGCAATCTTGCCGATATTAGTTCTCGCGCCATAGATGTGCTTAATAGTGTCAAATTAATCGCCTGTGAAGACACGCGTCACAGCGGTAAACTTCTGAGTCACTTCGGCATAGAAACCAGAAAAACGTCGCTGCATGATCATAATGAGCGAGACAGAGCCGATTGGATCATTCAAAAGCTTAGTAATGGTGAGCCTGTTGCGCTGATCTCAGATGCCGGCACTCCCTTGATCTCAGATCCCGGTTATCATCTGGTTTCTGCAGTGAGAGCGGCGGGATACGATGTCACTCCTTTACCAGGGCCATGTGCCGCTATTACCGCGTTGAGTGCTTCAGGCTTGCCATCGGATCGCTTCTCTTTCGAAGGCTTCCTACCATCAAAAGAGAAAGGTCGATTTGATAAGTTGACGGCCCTAAAAGAAGATCCAAGAACTTTGATCTTCTATGAGTCACCTCATCGCATTGTTCAGAGTCTCGAGTCATTTTTGGCGGCTCTGGGTGAGGATCGACAGATTGTGATGGGCCGTGAAATCACTAAGACCTTCGAAACCTTTCTTTCGGGGACAGTGGCTGAAGTGCTTGAGATTGTTAAAAGTGATTCTAACCAGCAGCGTGGTGAAATAGTGCTGATGTGTCACGGTCATCGTAGCGCGAAAGATGATGCAGATATTCCAACTGAAGTGATTAATACCCTTAAGTTACTTGTAGAAGAGCTCCCCTTGAAAAAAGCGGCGGCAATCGCTGGACAGATCTACGGGCTAAAGAAAAACGCACTCTACAAATATGGTTTAGAGATAGGTTTGTAA
- a CDS encoding quaternary amine ABC transporter ATP-binding protein, which translates to MTNGSQIQPLIQIKDLYKIFGKKPTKVMPMVREGLSKDDILAKTGHTVGLKAINLDIHKGEIFVIMGLSGSGKSTLIRHFNRLIDPTEGQILVEGVDVMKLNTKELEQFRRKKMAMVFQRFGLMPHRSVLENVAYGLSVQGIDKVTRNAKAKQWLETVGLTGYEQQFPAQLSGGQQQRVGLARALCTDAEILLMDEAFSALDPLIRSEMQDQLIELQKELHKTIIFITHDLDEALRIGDRIAILKDGNLIQVGEPVDILLNPADDYVEAFVKDVNRPRALTVETVMKPPAYRLTADTIGEALKQMKRIPANYAYYVTDEGFQGVVCQVALEDAVKTDKEAPMDEFKVEELEPISPDALLESIIPATMESDFPLPVVDSDGDLQGELSRAHLADVLADFYTGDDADDNADAKKPSSTSKDK; encoded by the coding sequence ATGACTAACGGATCACAAATTCAGCCACTTATTCAGATAAAGGATCTTTACAAAATCTTTGGTAAAAAACCAACCAAGGTCATGCCTATGGTTAGAGAAGGTTTATCCAAGGATGACATCCTGGCGAAAACTGGCCATACAGTGGGCCTTAAAGCCATCAACCTCGACATTCACAAGGGAGAGATCTTTGTGATTATGGGGTTATCAGGTTCGGGGAAATCGACCTTGATCCGTCACTTCAATCGGCTTATCGATCCTACTGAAGGGCAAATCCTAGTTGAAGGCGTGGATGTAATGAAGCTCAACACCAAGGAACTCGAGCAATTTCGTCGCAAGAAAATGGCAATGGTATTCCAACGCTTTGGTTTAATGCCCCACAGAAGCGTACTGGAAAATGTGGCCTATGGACTCAGCGTACAAGGGATAGATAAAGTCACGAGAAATGCCAAAGCTAAACAATGGCTTGAGACTGTCGGTCTGACCGGATATGAGCAGCAATTCCCCGCTCAGCTTTCCGGTGGTCAGCAGCAACGCGTCGGCTTGGCGAGGGCCCTGTGTACCGATGCTGAGATCCTCTTGATGGATGAAGCCTTCTCGGCACTGGATCCTTTGATACGCAGTGAAATGCAGGACCAACTGATTGAACTGCAAAAAGAACTGCATAAGACCATCATTTTCATTACCCACGATCTCGATGAAGCGCTGCGAATTGGCGACCGGATCGCGATCCTCAAAGATGGCAATCTGATCCAAGTAGGTGAGCCAGTGGACATCTTGCTCAACCCTGCCGACGACTATGTCGAAGCCTTCGTAAAGGATGTAAATCGACCACGAGCGCTAACAGTCGAAACAGTCATGAAGCCGCCTGCATATCGCCTAACCGCCGACACTATAGGTGAAGCGCTCAAACAGATGAAACGTATCCCGGCTAACTATGCCTATTACGTTACCGATGAGGGTTTTCAGGGCGTCGTGTGTCAGGTAGCACTGGAAGATGCCGTCAAGACAGATAAAGAAGCGCCGATGGATGAGTTTAAGGTAGAAGAGTTGGAGCCGATATCGCCGGATGCACTGCTCGAAAGCATCATACCAGCAACCATGGAATCAGACTTTCCTCTGCCTGTTGTCGATTCCGATGGAGACTTACAAGGTGAGCTTTCCCGTGCTCATCTGGCAGACGTGCTAGCGGATTTCTACACCGGAGATGATGCTGACGACAACGCAGACGCAAAAAAGCCAAGCTCAACCTCCAAGGATAAATGA
- a CDS encoding ABC transporter permease — protein MADFSWFSKFPKMDRATLVEIRKYLDSSFRDFSREYGDVIESFFDPLLGFLIWFEKLLVQSPWWAVLLSITALVYFTSRSWKLSLGVVVSFLLIGYFGMWEDTMRTLSIITVCTLMAIVLGVPIGILMARNNRTQAVVTPILDVMQTMPAFVYLIPVVMLLGIGKVPGVIAVVIYAIPPVIRLTNLGIRLVDKEVLEAATAYGANSMQRLMGVQLPLASPTIMAGINQTIMMALGMVVIASMIGVKGLGQPVLKSITNQYFTLGLFNGLAIVALAIIFDRTSQAYAKRSQQHMQGGQHD, from the coding sequence ATGGCTGACTTTTCTTGGTTCAGCAAGTTTCCGAAAATGGACCGTGCCACTTTGGTGGAAATACGTAAATATTTGGACAGCAGCTTTCGGGACTTTTCCCGAGAGTATGGCGATGTCATCGAGTCTTTCTTCGATCCACTGCTCGGCTTTCTTATCTGGTTTGAAAAGCTGTTGGTGCAATCCCCCTGGTGGGCAGTATTGCTCTCTATTACCGCTTTGGTTTACTTCACCAGTCGTTCATGGAAATTGTCCTTGGGCGTCGTCGTTTCATTTCTGCTTATCGGCTATTTCGGCATGTGGGAAGATACCATGCGCACCCTTAGTATCATTACCGTATGTACGCTAATGGCCATCGTACTGGGCGTCCCCATTGGTATCTTAATGGCCCGCAACAATCGCACCCAAGCGGTAGTGACACCAATTCTGGACGTGATGCAAACCATGCCCGCCTTCGTTTACCTGATCCCTGTGGTCATGTTACTTGGCATTGGCAAGGTGCCAGGGGTAATAGCCGTTGTCATCTATGCTATCCCGCCAGTCATTCGATTGACTAACTTGGGGATCCGTTTGGTAGACAAAGAAGTGTTGGAGGCAGCCACTGCCTATGGCGCCAATTCGATGCAACGTCTGATGGGGGTTCAGTTACCACTAGCCTCTCCCACTATCATGGCAGGTATCAACCAGACCATTATGATGGCACTGGGGATGGTCGTGATTGCGTCTATGATTGGCGTCAAGGGCCTGGGTCAGCCTGTCCTCAAGTCTATCACCAACCAGTATTTCACCTTGGGGCTCTTTAACGGTTTAGCCATCGTCGCTCTGGCCATTATTTTTGATCGCACCTCTCAAGCCTACGCAAAGCGATCTCAGCAACATATGCAGGGTGGACAGCATGACTAA